In one window of Falco cherrug isolate bFalChe1 chromosome 10, bFalChe1.pri, whole genome shotgun sequence DNA:
- the MYH7B gene encoding myosin-7B: protein MSMLDMSEFGEAAEYLRKSYTEQLKLQTIPFDGKKRVWIPDEKEAYIEVEIKESSGGKVTVETKNKETRVVKEDELQPMNPPKFDMIEDMAMLTHLNEASVLYNLKRRYSHWMIYTYSGLFCVTINPYKWLPVYTAPVVAAYKGKRRSEAPPHIYSIADNAYNDMLRNRENQSMLITGESGAGKTVNTKRVIQYFAIVAALGDTPGKKLAALATKTGGTLEDQIIEANPAMEAFGNAKTIRNDNSSRFGKFIRIHFGPSGKLASADIDIYLLEKSRVIFQQPKERSYHIYYQILSGKKPELQDMLLLSLNPYDYHFCSQGVTTVDNLDDGEELMATDHAMDILGFSNDEKYGSYKIVGAIMHFGNMKFKQKQREEQAEADGTESADKAAYLMGISSADLIKGLLHPRVKVGNEYVTKGQNVEQVVYAVGALAKATYDRMFKWLVTRINKTLDTKLARQFFIGVLDIAGFEIFDFNSFEQLCINFTNEKLQQFFNHHMFVLEQEEYKKEGIEWVFIDFGLDLQACIDLIEKPLGILSILEEECMFPKASDMSFKAKLYDNHIGKSPNFQKPRPDKKRKYEAHFELVHYAGVVPYNIVGWLDKNKDPLNETVVSVFQKSQNKLLASLYENYVGSTSEEPHKPGTKEKRKKAASFQTVSQLHKENLNKLMTNLRSTQPHFVRCIIPNETKTPGAMDAFLVLHQLRCNGVLEGIRICRKGFPNRILYADFKQRYRILNPAAIPDDKFVDSRKATEKLLSSLELDHSQYKFGHTKVFFKAGLLGLLEEMRDERLAKILTMLQARIRGHLMRIEYQRIISRREALYTIQWNIRAFNAVKNWSWMKLFFKIKPLLKSAQTEKEMSNLKEEFQKLKEALEKSEAKRKELEEKQVSMIQEKNDLALQLQAEQDNLADAEERCDLLIKSKIQLEAKVKELTERLEDEEEMNSDLTAKRRKLEDECAELKKDIDDLEITLAKVEKEKHATENKVKNLIEEMAALDEIIAKLTKEKKALQEAHQQALDDLQAEEDKVNTLTKAKVKLEQQVDDLESSLEQEKKVRMDLERAKRKLEGDLKLTQESVMDLENDKQQLEEKLKKKDFEMSQLNSRIEDGQVTEAQLQKKIKELQARIEELEEELEAERAARAKVEKQRAEVSRELEELSERLEEAGGATATQLEMNKKREAEFLKLRRDLEEATLQHESTAAALRKKHADSVAELSEQIDNLQRVKQKLEKEKSEMKMEVDDLSSNIEYLTKNKANAEKLCRTYEDQLSEAKSKVDELQRQLTDVSTQRARLQTENGELSRLLEEKESFINQLSRGKTSFTQNIEELKRQLEEETKSKNALAHALQASRHDCDLLREQYEEEVEAKSELQRNLSKANAEVAQWRTKYETDAIQRTEELEEAKKKLAIRLQEAEEAVEAAHAKCSSLEKTKHRLQTEIEDLSVDLERANSACAALDKKQRNFDRILAEWKQKYEETQAELEASQKESRSLSTELFKLKNAYEESLDNLETLKRENKNLQEEIADLTDQISLSGKTIHELEKLKKALESEKSDIQAALEEAEGALEHEESKTLRIQLELNQIKADVDRKLAEKDEEFENLRRNHQRAMDSMQATLDAEARAKNEAVRLRKKMEGDLNEMEIQLSHANRQAAEFQKLGRQLQAQIKDLQIELDDTQRHNDDLKEQAAALERRNNLLLAEVEELRAALEQAERSRKLAEQELLEATERVNLLHSQNTGLINQKKKLETDISQLSSEVEDAVQECRNAEEKAKKAITDAAMMAEELKKEQDTSAHLERMKKNMEQTIKDLQMRLDEAEQIALKGGKKQIQKLEARVRELEGELDTEQKKMAEAQKGIRKYERRIKELSYQAEEDRKNLTRMQDLIDKLQSKVKSYKRQFEEAEQQANSNLVKYRKVQHELDDAEERADIAETQVNKLRARTREVIASKHE, encoded by the exons ACGCGGGTGGTGAAGGAGGATGAATTGCAGCCCATGAACCCCCCCAAGTTTGACATGATTGAGGACATGGCCATGCTGACGCACCTCAACGAGGCCTCTGTGCTCTATAACCTGAAGCGCCGCTACTCCCACTGGATGATCTAT ACCTACTCGGGGCTCTTCTGCGTCACTATCAACCCCTACAAGTGGCTGCCTGTCTACACGGCACCGGTGGTGGCAGCCTACAAGGGCAAGCGGCGCTCCGAGGCACCCCCGCACATCTACTCCATCGCCGACAACGCCTACAACGACATGCTGCGCA ACCGCGAAAACCAGTCCATGCTCATCAC CGGAGAATCTGGTGCTGGTAAGACTGTAAACACCAAGAGGGTCATTCAGTACTTTGCCATTGTCGCAGCCTTGGGCGACACACCGGGCAAGAAATTA GCAGCTCTTGCCACTAAAACTGGG ggcaCCCTCGAAGATCAAATCATTGAGGCTAACCCAGCTATGGAAGCTTTTGGCAACGCCAAGACCATAAGGAATGACAACTCTTCACGTTTT GGCAAGTTCATCCGGATCCATTTTGGCCCCTCAGGGAAGCTGGCCTCTGCAGACATTGACATCT ATCTTCTGGAAAAATCAAGAGTGATTTTCCAGCAACCTAAAGAGCGAAGCTACCACATCTACTACCAGATCCTCTCTGGGAAGAAGCCAGAGCTGCAAG AtatgctgctgctctccctcaaCCCCTACGACTACCACTTCTGCTCGCAGGGTGTAACAACTGTCGACAACCTGGATGACGGCGAGGAGCTCATGGCAACGGAT CATGCCATGGACATCCTGGGCTTCAGCAATGACGAGAAATATGGCTCCTATAAAATAGTGGGTGCTATCATGCACTTTGGCAACATGAAGTTCAAGCAAAAGCAGCgagaagagcaggcagaggctGACGGCACTGAAA GTGCTGACAAAGCTGCCTACCTCATGGGAATCAGCTCAGCTGATCTTATCAAGGGGTTGCTCCATCCTCGTGTGAAAGTGGGCAATGAATACGTGACCAAAGGTCAGAATGTGGAACAG GTTGTCTATGCTGTGGGAGCCCTGGCTAAAGCCACCTATGATCGCATGTTCAAGTGGCTGGTGACTCGGATCAACAAGACCCTTGACACCAAGCTGGCCAGACAGTTCTTCATCGGAGTACTGGACATTGCAGGCTTCGAGATATTTGAC TTCAACAGCTTTGAGCAGCTGTGCATCAACTTCACCAATGAGAAGCTGCAACAGTTCTTCAACCACCACATGTTTGTCCTGGAGCAAGAAGAATACAAGAAGGAAGGCATCGAATGGGTCTTCATTGACTTTGGCCTGGACCTGCAGGCTTGCATTGACCTCATTGAGAAG ccactgggAATCCTGTCCATCCTTGAAGAGGAGTGCATGTTCCCGAAAGCCTCTGACATGTCGTTCAAAGCTAAGCTCTATGACAACCACATCGGGAAGTCGCCCAACTTCCAGAAGCCCCGGCCGGATAAGAAGCGGAAATACGAGGCCCACTTTGAGCTGGTGCACTATGCTGGGGTG GTGCCGTACAACATCGTTGGGTGGCTGGACAAGAACAAGGACCCCCTGAATGAGACAGTGGTGTCTGTCTTCCAAAAATCCCAGAACAAACTCCTCGCCTCCCTCTATGAGAACTACGTGGGCTCTACCTCAG AGGAACCTCACAAGCCAGGGACCAAGGAGAAACGTAAAAAGGCAGCTTCTTTCCAAACAGTGTCGCAGCTGCACAAG GAGAATCTCAACAAGCTGATGACCAACCTCCGCTCCACTCAGCCCCACTTCGTCCGCTGCATCATCCCCAATGAGACAAAGACGCCAG GAGCCATGGATGCCTTCCTGGTGCTGCACCAGCTGCGCTGTAACGGTGTCCTTGAAGGCATCCGCATCTGCCGTAAGGGATTCCCCAACAGGATCCTCTATGCAGACTTCAAGCAGCG ctACCGTATCCTGAATCCAGCAGCTATTCCGGATGACAAGTTTGTGGACAGCAGAAAGgccacagagaagctgctgagcTCCCTGGAGCTGGACCACTCGCAGTACAAATTTGGTCATACCAAG GTGTTTTTCAAGGCTGGTTTGCTGGGCTTGCTGGAAGAGATGCGAGATGAGCGTCTGGCCAAGATCCTGACCATGCTGCAGGCCAGAATCCGCGGGCACCTCATGCGCATCGAGTACCAGAGGATCATCAGCAGGAG GGAAGCCCTCTACACCATCCAGTGGAACATCCGGGCCTTCAATGCTGTCAAGAACTGGTCCTGGATGAAGCTGTTCTTCAAGATCAAGCCTTTACTCAAGTCTGCTCAAACTGAGAAGGAAATGTCCAACCTGAAGGAGGAGTTCCAGAAGCTGAAGGAGGCTCTGGAGAAGTCTGAGGCTaagaggaaggagctggaagAGAAACAGGTCTCCATGATCCAGGAGAAGAATGACCTGgctctccagctgcaggca GAGCAAGACAACCTGGCAGATGCAGAAGAACGCTGCGACCTGCTGATCAAGTCCAAGATTCAGCTGGAGGCCAAGGTGAAGGAGCTGACAGAGCGTctggaggatgaggaggagatgAACTCAGACCTCACCGCCAAGAGACGGAAGCTGGAGGATGAGTGTGCAGAGCTGAAGAAGGACATTGATGACCTAGAGATCACGCTGGCCAAGGTGGAGAAGGAGAAACATGCCACGGAGAACAAG GTGAAAAACCTGATTGAAGAGATGGCTGCTCTGGATGAGATCATTGCCAAGCtgacaaaggagaagaaagcacTGCAAGAGGCCCATCAGCAGGCCCTGGATGACTTGCAAGCTGAGGAAGACAAGGTCAACACACTGACCAAAGCCAAGGTCAAACTGGAGCAGCAAGTGGATGAC CTGGAAAGCTCtcttgaacaagaaaaaaaagtccgCATGGACCTGGAAAGAGCAAAGCGGAAGCTTGAAGGAGACCTGAAGTTGACACAAGAGTCTGTAATGGATCTGGAGAATGacaaacagcagctggaggagaaactCAAAAA GAAAGACTTTGAAATGAGTCAACTGAATTCAAGGATTGAAGATGGGCAAGTGACTGAGGCCCAGCTGCAGAAGAAGATCAAGGAGCTCCAG GCCCGCAttgaggagctggaggaggagctggaggctgaGCGTGCCGCCAGAGCCAAGGTGGAGAAGCAGCGGGCAGAAGTGTCAcgggagctggaggagctgagcGAGCGGCTGGAGGAGGCTGGTGGGGCAACGGCCACGCAGCTGGAGATGAACAAGAAGCGGGAAGCAGAATTCCTGAAGCTGCGGCGGGACCTGGAGGAGGCAACCCTGCAGCATGAGTCCACGGCTGCGGCTCTGCGGAAGAAGCACGCAGACAGCGTGGCGGAGCTGAGCGAGCAGATCGACAATCTGCAGCGTGTCaagcagaagctggagaaggagaagagtGAGATGAAGATGGAGGTGGATGACCTGTCATCCAACATTGAATACCTCACCAAGAACAAG GCCAATGCCGAGAAGCTGTGCCGCACCTATGAGGACCAGCTGAGCGAGGCCAAGTCCAAAGTGGACGAGCTGCAGCGACAGCTGACCGACGTGAGCACGCAGCGGGCCAGGCTGCAGACCGAGAACG GGGAGCTTAGTcggctgctggaggagaaggagtcCTTCATCAACCAGCTGAGCCGTGGCAAGACCTCATTCACACAGAACATTGAGGAACTCAagaggcagctggaggaagagaCCAAG AGCAAAAACGCCTTGGCCCATGCCCTGCAAGCCTCCCGGCACGACTGTGACCTGCTGCGGGAGCAGTAcgaggaggaggtggaggccAAGAGTGAGCTCCAGAGGAACTTGTCCAAGGCCAATGCAGAAGTGGCCCAGTGGAGAACCAAGTATGAGAcggatgccatccagaggacagaggagctggaggaagccAA GAAGAAGCTGGCCATCCGGCTGCAGGAGGCGGAGGAGGCAGTGGAGGCCGCCCACGCCAAGTGCTCATCACTGGAGAAGACCAAGCATCGGCTGCAGACAGAGATTGAGGACCTCTCGGTGGACCTGGAGCGCGCCAACTCCGCCTGCGCTGCCCTGGACAAGAAGCAGCGCAATTTTGACAGGATCCTGGCTGAGTGGAAGCAGAAGTATGAGGAGACCCAGGCGGAGCTGGAGGCGTCGCAGAAGGAGTCACGCAGCCTGAGCACAGAACTCTTCAAGCTCAAGAATGCCTACGAGGAGTCCTTGGACAACCTGGAGACCCTCAAGAGGGAGAACAAGAACCTGCAGG AGGAAATTGCTGATCTGACCGACCAAATCAGTCTCAGCGGCAAAACCATCCATGagctggagaagctgaagaaagcCCTGGAGAGCGAGAAGAGCGATATCCAAGCAGCTCTGGAGGAGGCTGAG GGGGCCCTGGAGCATGAGGAGAGCAAGACCCTGCGCATCCAGCTGGAGCTGAACCAGATCAAGGCTGATGTGGACAGGAAGCTGGCGGAGAAGGACGAGGAGTTTGAGAACCTGAG GCGCAACCACCAGCGCGCCATGGACTCCATGCAGGCCACGCTGGATGCAGAAGCCCGGGCTAAGAATGAGGCCGTCCggctgaggaagaagatggAGGGAGACCTGAACGAGATGGAGATCCAGCTGAGCCACGCCAACCGTCAGGCTGCCGAGTTCCAGAAACTGGGTCGCCAGCTCCAGGCCCAGATCAAG GACCTGCAAATCGAGTTGGATGACACTCAGCGCCACAACGACGACCTGAAGGAGCAGGCGGCTGCCCTGGAGCGCCGCAACAACCTGCTGCTGGcggaggtggaggagctgcGGGCAGCGCTGGAGCAGGCGGAGAGGAGCAGGAAGCTGGcggagcaggagctgctggaggccaCCGAGAGGGTCAACCTGCTCCACTCCCAG AACACGGGCCTGATCAACCAGAAGAAGAAGCTGGAGACAGACATCTCACAGCTGAGCAGTGAAGTGGAGGATGCAGTGCAGGAGTGCCGCAACGCTGAGGAGAAGGCGAAGAAGGCTATCACGGAT GCTGCCATGATGGCAGAGGAGTTGAAGAAGGAGCAGGACACGAGTGCCCACCTGGAGCGGATGAAGAAGAACATGGAGCAGACCATCAAGGACCTGCAGATGCGCCTGGACGAAGCGGAGCAGATTGCTCTCAAGGGGGGCAAGAAGCAGATCCAGAAGCTGGAGGCCAGG GTGCGGGAGCTGGAAGGAGAGCTGGATACGGAGCAGAAGAAGATGGCTGAAGCCCAGAAGGGCATTCGCAAGTACGAGCGGAGGATCAAGGAACTGAGCTACCAG GCTGAGGAAGACCGGAAGAACCTGACACGGATGCAGGACCTGATCGACAAGCTGCAGAGCAAGGTCAAGAGCTACAAGCGCCAGTTTGAGGAGGCG gagcagcaggccAACTCCAACCTGGTGAAGTACCGCAAGGTGCAGCACGAGCTGGATGATGCGGAGGAGCGTGCCGACATCGCCGAGACGCAGGTCAACAAGCTGCGCGCCCGCACCAGGGAGGTCATCGCCTCCAAG CACGAGTAG